The Schistocerca piceifrons isolate TAMUIC-IGC-003096 chromosome 11, iqSchPice1.1, whole genome shotgun sequence genome includes the window gcagttgatagcaCAGTTGGGCAACGGGTAGTGAAAGTTGCACGCTCTGGAAATGCAGAAAcaagctccatgatcagccacacttAGAATGTCCTGCCACAGccgctgctccagacatgctgaatcgtgcagatgccattattcgtgccgaccggtgcATCAAAACGTGACAGTTGGCTCtatagttgtcggtcagcattggaagtgcgtctgcaatgatcaggGATCTCGGCTATTCAGATAGCGGTGCTCCCGATGGATTCGAATAACGCTCACAGCGGGCTCCACGAGTCAAAGAagggccatttcatctgaactattagagcgttttgagaccgacggagacgcCTTTCTCTCACGGATTGTTACGGTGGACGAAAGCTGGGAGCTCCACTTCGTggcagaaacaaaaaggcagtccatgcagTGGCGCCACCCTCATTCGTGACAAAAGAAGAAATTAGAGACGACcccctctgctggaaaagtcacGGTGACagccttctgggattgtgatggcgtcatttctGTGGATGTGAtggcaagagggtcaaccatcaattcagggtCATATGAGAAGACTCACacgagaaccgtttccgacgtgttcaatcggacaagaatccagcagaaatcttgctgtattacgataatgcacgcccacacacaagtccgaGAGCCCGGGAGCGCATTGGCTCATCCACGCTGCACTCtggacctggcaccctcggacttccatctctttgggccgcttaaagattttcTACTGGGAACACAACTTTGAAGAGGACGAGTGTGTCAGTCTTACAGTGGACACGAGCAAGACGTGTCGATgtatgtcaccaaattctgactcttaacaataaatacattatggggaaaaaaagtggggcattacttaatgaacgaccCTCGTAAGTTCACAGAACTTGTCCGATTGTTTCCCCTATatccccttccctctccccctcctctctgttAGTGATATTCAGCTTCCATACATTAGGTTCCAAATAACCTCAGAAGCAAGTCACAGCTAGCTGACTTGAACTGCTTCCAAAACTCTGCCCGGCAGTCGTGCTGTCAGTGCAGCACAGTCGCTGTCCCCTATGTTCGGGCTGTGGTTCGCGCCCCACTCTGAACAGCCGCCCCCTGTTTGCAGCGCGGGCCGTGGCTCCAGCAGTCCCAGCACCGCCACGCGGCCACTCGGCGACCCCGGCTGCTCTCCTGCCGCGGCTGCCCGCCACACTCCGCCGCCACCAGACGACGCGGCCGTCTCTCGCCTGCGGTGAGCGCTGCCTGCCTGAACACTCAGTGCCGCGTCAaccaaatattacactaaaaacatCTAATTTAAGCATTCTTGAAATTTTCGATAAAGCTGAGCTTACAGTTGTCAGGAAAAATTATTTCTTCGTTTTATATGTGTATTTAATGTACCTGCTGCTCTTGATGGTGTTAACGTATCTTAGAAATTAGTTCCGAAGGAAGTGGGTTCGGAGCCACGGTGTCAGTGCACTGTTATTCAATGAAACCTACATGTCATGTGAGTGAGTATACAACTGTTTGGAAGTTCTCACAGGGAACCTCTTGAGTGCGAGATCTCACATTCAGTCTTCAGTGAGGCTCATTGGATAGTATTAACAGTTGTGATGGGGGAATATATTAGCTGCTAATGTTTCACCATCTTCATGAGGAGGGCTACAGAAAGTGAGTGTCCAAGAGGTACAGATATAAACCTCCTATGAGACACACGTATTACACATAACAAAAAAGACATCGTTGACGTTAGAGAAATGTTCAGGACAGATAATTAACTTGAACCACAAGCACCAAATGAAAAACAGCGCTTCCCGGTGGTCACAAAGCTTCACACCATCGAGATCGAAGGTGAACACTGTCGTGGACCTTAAACCGTGGAACTGGTCTTCCTTCGAGGTGCACGTGCGGATAATGCGATAATACGTTTTATAGGCACGGAGCAAACAAAACATCTAGAGGCTGAATCTTCCAATCATACAAATCACAATGTCGCAATCGCTTCAGGAggctttcaggagggatagtttgctctgagGGAGTATgattttttatacgcagaccaagaACGATCAAAAGAAACTTGCTTTAACCAACCATTGGTGAGAAGCAGTGCTCATACtacagctgtagttctcttacgcctatTTTCCTGCTCTTGTTTGCTTTGAGGTAACTACTGCCTACTGCCCTTTGAACATggtgcacacgagaaagaatcgtagggggcagagcacctccaacttgtcgcagcacaataaatagatTTCCAACCAATTTACCGACCAGATTAACACTCGACATAATTGCGTACTgctgcgttaaggcattgatattaccagagtgagattttcactctgcagaggagtgtggtgaatttggaaggtaggagacgagatactggcggaagtaaagctgtgaggacggggtgtgagtcgtgtttgggtagctcgtgGCAGAGCACTTCTCCGTGAAAGGAAAAGTTCCCAAACTAGTCTcggcccggcacgcagttttaatctgcactgGTAGTAGTTAACCTTGATATACATCTTGTGGAACTTACAATTCCCTCTTAACCCCTCTTTTATCCACTTTATCTTCAGATCACGGATGGTTGATGttaaaaacaaattccttactgaatgatgggaCGAGTTTGTCTCGCCTACAAACTTGCAGTTCACTGTGCATTGTCGAGTCAATgctttatttgaaatttcgttgcctgatttctttcagttttataGCACTGTTTCAAACTATGCCAGTAGTATAGGCGTTGGTATGGGACACCACATGTTTTTGACTTGAAAATATTTCAACGTGTTTTTGACTTGAAAATATTTCGACGTGTTTTTGACTAGAAAATATTTCGACGTGTTCCTGACTTGAAAATATTTCGACGCGGTTTTTTCTGAATATACGTTTccacatatttttttgtaaaaatatttttgtctcataaaatttccactttaattttctgttaaatatttccaatttcctttttaaaaattCGCTGTTTGTCTTAAAGAAAACTGTATCGAAAAGACtattttcatcatttccacatGTTTTCCACGTAAAAATATTAACATAGTTTCCGCATAAAAATTTTCCGCATCTTATCACTGCAGATTTTAAAACATTTTGCGTAAAAGTGGTCGCCTCTTTGAACTCACATCTTTGTGCGCAAAAGATGTCAGCCACTTCTTAGCAGTCATTTTTTTGCGAAATCGTGGCGATTTTAAGTAAGGCAGCGGTATGGCACGAACCCGCATGTTTTAGACGAAAAGACGGCAGCCACCTTCCTGCAACGACATTTTGCGTCCACTTTCTTGCGTCCACTTTCTTGCGTCCACTTTCTTGCGTCCACTTTCTTGCGTCCACTTTCTTGCGTCCACTTTCTTGCGTCCACTTTCTTGCGTCCACTTTCTTGCGTCCACTTTCCTGCGTCCACTTTCTTGCGTCCACTTTCCTGCGTCCACTTTCCTGCGTCCACTTTCCTGCGTCCACTTTCCTGCGTCCACTTTCTTGCGTCCACTTTCTTGCGTCCACTTTCTTGCGTCCACTTTCTTGCGTCCACTTTCCTGCGTCCACTTTCCTGCGTCCACTTTCTTGCGTCCACTTTCTTGCGTCGACTTTCTTGCGATTTCCAGGCTGCACTCAGTCGTCGCTCGGCAGGCAGTTTTCCGTGGTCGCTGTTTAGCTACCACTTTCTTGCGAGCGCATTTTTGCAATGACTTTCTGCAACGACACGCGAAAATTTTAGAGGGTGTCCACCCTTTAAAATCGGACAGTTGTGATGTGCTTACAAGacacctcaattatttactggttgATAGGTGTCTCTTCAGTTATCTCTATTTTATTATCCAGCAACAATCAGTATCATCAATGCATTCTGTAATCTCGCGGAAAGCATAGCTGTATTCTATTTATACATgtagattttatttcattattaattgaTAACCCCCAGGGAAGTGTATCGATCATACTGTATTCTCTTCTAAAGTTATAAGCTTATCGTAGTTACAGTTAAATTCCTTTCCTATAGCTGTACTTACAAAGttctttgttttcttgtgtgtggtTAACATATCGTTGGTTATTATGACTTTGTCTTGTGATCCATGTACCAGCTCAGCCATTGTTTCCATATTCAAAACCTTTAGCACTGCAGTAGTTAAGTGAAGCCTTGTGATTTTGGTAGTCTGTTTACCTTTGTACGTTTTGTATGCACAACTTTTTGGTCCTGTTCCTGTCCATTCAGTACTGTAATCATCTTTAGCAAACTAGTCAGTCAATTCGCAAAGTGTGCAACCTGTTTCTACAGTATTTGTACCATCGTCAATATAAACAAGAGTGTCGTAGGACACAATTTTATCACCTAATCTATCGAGCATATCGTACGGCCTCGTTCTAGTGTTGGAAGTGGTGAATGCGGACACAAATAGGTTGGTACTTGTACAATCTTAGACATCGTACTGATATATAACTTGGATTACACAGGTCTGAGACATAAAAATCGTTCGAAATGTATCAAGTGGTTTTCAACACTGATTTCGGGAAGATTAGTGAAAAAAtaccatcacgtacagttatttcagaaactgctTCTCTAGTTTtcacttttttcgatatttcagcactatAGTGAGTGAATTTTTATACTAGATGTACGCAAAATAAGAGTAATccggagaaaccagcagtattttcaggtCAGTGCCTGTCTGCCGTGCTGCCCCTTCCCCGCCATTACcgagcagtgagcttctgctgttgtccttcagttcacagtacctcttaaCTCTGTGATGTTcacgtgatgttgttgttgttgctttaaACTAGTGACTGTTTCCTTGTGCTGTGAAGTTCTTCCATGGACagtggctaccagaggatgtataaattCGCCACGTTGCttgtgctacatttgtggtaactataccgttaaatTGCAACAAAggaacatttccgattttgttgaaaaggtatattttgcctattttggtataaagttaggtgATCTAGATAAaccttgggccccacacaaagtttgttcattGTGTGTTGAAGAAATTTTTTGATCTGTGAGGAAAGCGGGAACTGTTTAGAATTGCGGGaggttttcgttgttttagttttcagttaaattttcgtcATTTTGATTGGTGAGAAACAATTCTctcatcctgctactgcagaataatactgcagcaacaaaacatgaacgacagaaaagaaacgaaaataaaactttagttgcgaaggaaatgcgccacatacaacaacaaaacacagtgctcatacaagcttctgccaacagcaaagtatgtcgaaggctttaggaagactgtgcagtgctcgataacaacaaattgcctccgacgaGCGTGACGTGACGACTGTTTGAATTGGATTCGTGTGAACAGTTGCGGGCTGCCTTTCGCGCATGCGCACTTGAGTGGCGTGTGAGCAGTCCCTGCTCCCTGttgtggttacagaagtgtggctgggagcCGCCGTCTGCCGTCGCCGCCCTTGGGAAATGCGGTGGACCCGGGGCTGGTGCAGAGAGCAGCCCGAGCTGTGGTGGGCGGGTGGGTCgcctccacgtgacctgtgtataCGTTCAGCGGTTTTACTGTCTCCTCCTCGTTTATTGCGCTCACGTTAAATTAAAGGAAAACGGATTTTTGTGACCAGGAACTGTcagatgaattaaaatacgttcgctaaagtatgttactagtttcagattctatttccacctttctgacaggcaAGAAGTAATCGCTTTGCAGAAGAGTCAAGTTATTTTTCAAGGTTCGCTAAAGAGATTAAGCTTTTAATAATCTTTTCCGctcaggcagtcaatttatttgaaacaaagtgtttaatttcacactattgcctagtttcaactgttcgctgcgcaTCAAGTGCACTTATGGCATTAtggcataataaagaaccaaacatgatgtaATGCAGTACTGGTGCTGCAAGGAAATTAACATCGGAATCTCGACTTGGGAATGCGCGCTTTAAGGCGAATTGTGCATTTTAGCGTGGTGCACGATATCCGGATGTTCTTGAAGTAATCCTGTGATGTCTTGTTCCTTtcgtgacataatgtaagatctttcagAGCTTCACACGTACGAACATGAGGGCCTCCTGCGTCAtcccgtagctgcgcaagcgcggtgactccTTCCACCTGGCGCTCTCTGTCAGCTGCTCAAACGAACCTCATATTTCtagcaggtcgcgggaaaatactgAGAATGGTGGTTTCAAAAACGTACagcgtaaatttccttttacgcaagatgaactatgtgcgagaatgtacgatgaatttattaaatcacaaagcgtttgactctcatttaaaaataactCTTTGAGGAGGACCGTTTAGAAGGATTTCCAGTAcataagatcagacatttatcgcgttattaaaaattttactgacacgtTTGTGTGATGTGTTGAAGTGTAAAACGCGCCAACAAGATCAAGATTATATGTgcaagcttctcttgcagcttattaatctttgacacaaatattatatgtgaatgctgtgtATATTGATTTAAACtttcaacttttcttatttgtgtcttGGCGCTACTTacgagtgatgttgctgttggctgactacatcgcgtgtcgtgtgctgtcatcagctggcgaggtcACGTGACTTGAGCTATGGCTGGCTTACAAAAGCTcaccgcaatctcgatttcaatgcattggaaagtaacatgcggtgtttggtggaatccgAATTTATACCTCCATAATAGGAACATATGGACGACATCAAAGGTCttgcaaaaggttttttttttcccccgcttaGTTTCGTTTTCTAATGTGGCGGGAAATTGTACGTCGGTATAACAGTCAGAGAATTGTTGAGTTCTACAATGGCGAGGAAGAGTATAGTGtcgcttaacacggaaaaagtgtattttgaccCGGGAGAAAGACTATTTTTAACCGAGAAGCCGAGGAAAAATGCGTGAACTTTTTtccccttgtccacgtatacacgcTGTATaggttgttgatgtacagaacatgTAATAATAAGTCGATAGTTGCACAACTCTAGaaccagcagtatatttacaatgtgcagccgatatttttataggcagtagTGTCCCGATATTTTGCCCGCCGATACACACTTTTTTCAAGAAATCGAGTGTCGATATTGACATTTTAATTAGTATCGATGTATTGGACactccatatttttaaaaatatcgacaatCCTGGTGTAGCGCCGACTGCCGTTCCGCAGCCGAAGTCTGTCAATTGCGTCCGTGCGGCCATCAGAGAAGACGGCGGCAGGCCTTGCAGGCGAGCCAGCCGAGTACAGGGGGCAGCCCGGCCGACGCTCGGCCCTCCCTGCAGCTCGCGTGCTCCACGCCGCAGCCGCCTGCGTCTGCAGACACGGCTGTCGCACGGCTCAGCCTAACATTCGACCTGGTCTCTGCTCGAAGGCACGCGGTTGCTTCCTGACGGTGAAACACCTGGTCTCAGGTCGAAATTACAAACTACTCGCAATTGTACGTAGACGGAATACACTTTATTTAAATACTTTGAGCAGATACTGAAGTGTGTTGGACAGTCGCTGACAGGCGGTACGGGGCGTCGCTTGTGAGGGTCGCCTGCCCTGGCCGCGGTACAGTGTGTCCGTCAAGTCGTGCGCCCTCTCCGCTCCGCAGTGCTGTCCCGGCGACCCAGTCTGGCCACACAGCCTGGCGCCGCTCATTCCCACCTCAGCGACTCCCCTGTGCAGAAAAACACGACATTACGGAGTAAATTGCACTAACACGCGAACAGGAATCATATGTCAGCGTTCCCGTATCTCTTAGAAGTTTAAAAGCGGGTGCCTGTTCGTGTGAATGCGTGTTCGTGTACAACTTCATCCACAATTGGCGCATACATTCCGTCCGATACGGTTTTTAAACAACACATACTGGAGCTGTACTGGACAATTTAAGCCTTTCCTTCGATGTGGTCTGGCCTGTGTTGCGATCTACGTTTTGTTAACAGACGAGGAAGTTGTATTTCTGTACTCAGAGATGCCATTAGTTGCCTGTGTTTTCTTCCCGATTGTCGGGAGGGATTGCTCCACACACAAGTAACCGTTAGAGGTGTGTTTCTCTGAAGCTCAAAGATCGATTACCAGCAGGATGCTGAGGTCACAGGAGGTGACTCCTCAGAGTGAATTAGGAGAAAAAGTTAAAACAGCTGGTAATGAGATGCAGTGCACAAATATTTTAACGGGAAGCGGCTGCAGATTTCGATAGTGGGATACTGGTATGTGTCTGTCATACGCTGGTTGATCTGTATCGTAGAGGGAAGATTTCTACATTTGTAACTCATGGCTAGGCAGAAGTGTATTGAGGGCTGCTGGAAGTTTCGCGTCTGTGATGGTTTCTTtcattcggtgtgtgtgtgtgtgtgtgtgtgtgtgtgtgtgtgtgtgtagtagagtGAGAGAGTGtcgatgttttgtgcaggagcctctctcaacaggagagagggaggaggctgATAGAGGCGGCCAAGCAGGGCGCGGTGGAGCAGCTGCGCGAGTTACTGGCGGCGGGGGCGGACGTGGGGGCGAGGGAGGAGAAGTGGGGGACCAGCTGTACCGCCCTGCACCTGGCAGCAGGCAGGGGTCACGTGGCGGCGGCCAGCTGCCTCGTCGGCGCCGGCGCGGAGGTCGACGCCAGGAGCAGCGTGTTTCAGAGGACACCCCTGCACTGGGCTGCATTCAATGGCCACGCTGGTCGGCGCCTCTGCTGACCTCAACGCCAGGGATCGGTGGGGGCGGACGCCGCTGCACTTGGCGGCAGAGGAGGGCCGGGCAGAAGCGGCGGCTGAGCTCCTGCTGGCGGGGGCGGACAGGGGGGCCCGGGATGAGCGTTGGAGGACCCCCCTGGACGTCGCCAGGGAGAACAGAAAGCAGGAGCTGGTGGATATGCTGACACAACGCTGACATATGGCATTCAGGAAGCACAAGCAGTTACATCATATGCGTTGGTGTTTcaaataaagaatacaaaaaaacaatcctttgttcatttatttgtacATACCATTTTGTGCTGCGTATGACAACTCCGGTAACACCGGGACAACGACGAGAGATACCTGTAAACTAACGTGAGGAGCCCTTCAGTCTGTAAAATACTTCACAATCAGTTTTTGCAAAAGCTGAGTAACAACTGATAAACACTGCACTATTACTAAGCACCACCTGTCTCTCTCAAGATAACGTCAGCACTCAATCTCTTTGAAGACACGAATGGCGCAATATTGTTGGTTGCCTACCACATCACGCAGCTGCACTAACGTTCGTTGTTCGGACCAGACCACTGCATTACCCCATTACTGGAAACTATATGCTGCTAGCGTGCGTGGTGCTATGTTACACCAGCATAAACTGCACCATACTCAGATTACTGGCACACAAGTCGTTCACTCAGAATGTGTCTTCTGTTGCGATCTCACGCCGAGTTCACTTATGTATCTGCAGTACGAAAATACTTGCCGCCTTTAATTGCAGCCTCACATTGCCAGCAAGAGTTACACCACATACCAGGCAACACTGCACACGGAACGAGTCACACATCAGGCAGATTCGTAGAGGTGACACTATGacgaaaactaaaataaataatattctctACTTTGGCCCACTATTCGAGCAAGTGCTTCCAACTGCTGGTGAGATTCTAATGAGCGACTTGCTGTTACGTTAATTCAAATGTAGATCTGACTCTCGATGTAAATTACACACTTTCccatactgtcgccatctgtacaTGAGCGTGTCTTTATTTCCTAACTTTCGTCACCTGAGTCTACGACGTTTAATAAAATTGACGGAACGAGCAGCGGGGATTTCAAAAACGAAACGCACTACGACAACTAACTTTTAAAACACGATTCCTCTGACAGCAGTGCTCCACTGAAGCGAATACCTGGTGGTTACACATAGGGAAGAGATACATGTCCAGTGTGCACAGAGGGGGTTCTTATAAAGTGTCAAGCGATGtgaaagactcataaaatgttgaCGTCGAAAGGGAACTGGCCGGATTGAGCGTGTGAGGTTCTTTTCCCTATCGACAGCAACTTATTTTTCCAGATTTCAGGTTTCAGTGTGACGCTGCAGCTAAGGGAACAGTGCAGAATACAGCAGCAGTGGCGGCGGAGAGCGGGAAGGCGTTCCCCGCGCATGCGCCGGCAGCGGATTCGCCGCGCGGCGTGACGGTGAGTGGCTGGGGTGAGGGCTCGCGAGCCAGCCGTGGGGCCGCGACAGAGACTCGCGCCCGCCAGCCTCCAGTACTCGGCTGCGAGGCGGACCTGCAACTTCCCCTCAGTCAGCATCGGCCGCCAGGGCCCACCTGTGGCGCAGCAGGCGGTCACGTGTGTAACCGCTACACGGCGAGACAAACAACTTAGACCCACACATTCACACCAGGCTATGATCGGAAACAGGAAACacactaaattttctgaatatcgCCGTTCGAAAGAGAAACGCCACACATGGCTTCACAATAGTCGGGAAACAGACAGCCACGAAGCATCGCCGTTCAGAAACCGCCGAATCACCCGGTGCCGCACAAGCTTCAGATTCGGACTCCACAGACTGAACAGAACATCCGTAAGCAAACACCATCACACAAAGCAGCTCCACACAATAAAACATATACCAGAGGAAAATAGTGGCAAGTCCCATATGATCcagaaattaaaccaacaaattagTAGGGAGAAAAGAAACAGgcccacacacacagagacagacagagagacagaccgatagtgtaaacaaaattcaaattcgtcgcCAAATACTCTCGAGAAGAGTTGAACGCTAACGGCTTTAGCAAACAcaacgtgtgtttgtgtgtgcagtgccctcagaaCGCAAAAGAATGATGTCGCAAAAAAATTGAGCAATAACATGTATACGCTAAATGTTTTGACGCCAAAATTACGTCGCTGAATAATCAAGAGGTGtgcagtgcaggacaccatacagatagtcctgcaaAACTGCGTAATGTaaaaatcacggtaagaagaaaaaaaaactttctttaggcctgTCTTTGTTAGagcaattaaaacataaaatatgttcactttctaCAGCTTACAATAATCAGATGTCCACTgggtatggcacagaggtgcctaAACATGGTTAGGTAACAAGAAAATTAGTGTTTCAGCATAAAAGGGGAACCTGTTTTCAATAATACATCTATATATTCGCCATTTACTGTAAGTTATTTTCACAACTGCAATGTCGCCTTTGGGCTCTGAACAAGATTTCATCTCGGCACATGTCAGACTTCCAActcctccgacacacacacacacgtcccgaTTTTTGTAACTTCATGTGGTGAACCGTTTCACCTATTCAAATGCTAACTGTTTTACTGCATTCTTTAATAAATGTACTGTGATGGCGTCTTGGAATTTACTTCAAATGGTTTAGCTACTCTCACCACCAAATTGGACACACAGATCGCCTGCTTGCATCTAAATAGCTATCCGTTCTGCTGCAAGAACTGCCGAAGTGGCCATATCAGCGAGAGACGTACGGAGAACAAGCAGGAGGGATTGCGGTGCGTCGGCTCACTAACATCGTACAGGGAATAGTTAAGTGTAGCAGTCTCGGGTGGGAAGTTACGGTGTCTTTATTGCTTCCTTCGCAGTCGTGGCTACATTCAGAAACATGTACGGAGATTTCGTACCAAATGGGGGTCTTGCGCGTAAATAAGCGTTCGGAAGAAAAGTAACGAGTAAGTATTTGTACAAAGAACGGGTGTTCAAAAATTACAGGTTGTATACGACTGAGGACAACCGGAAACCTGGGAAGAACCcgtgaattttttcattgttttagttttcagataattttttgtaattttggctggtggGAACTGATTCTGTGGCAAATTGTATCCCGCTACTGgagaataacactgcagcaatgaaacatgaaCGGGAGGGAAAAAATAAATctttagttgcaaaggaaatgcgccatttacaagaAAACACAgctaaaaatatgtcaaaggccttgGGGCGAAGACGATGTGATTCTTCCTAACAGTAAACTCCTTTCtgtgagcgtgacgtcacagctgcttacgtcaggttcatctgggcagtcgccAGCGGGCTGTTGCGCATGCGGAGTTGACTCGCCCGCTGCTCGGACTGCTCCGGCCGTTAGCTGCGTCGCGCGCCCTGGCTGCcgcattcgcgcatgcgcagagttaTCTGAGTTGCAGTGGCGGGGGGGTAgtgtccacgtgacccgtgtttgcgTTCCGTGATTTGGCTGcttcctcttcatttacagctcccacgtcaaatgaacaCAATAcgtatttctgtggccaggagctatcaagcgACTTAAAATGCATTCACATATTTAGTGAAGgcgaaaatatattattagtttcagttttctggattttatttcaaagtttctgccagtcaagcattaattgctttGCAGCAGAAAGATGAAGTTATTGTTGTTAGTTTCCTAAAGAAATTTGGCGTTACTATTCTCGCTGAggaagtcaatttatttgaaacgaagtgtttcattccacggCTACgaactagagcg containing:
- the LOC124719875 gene encoding putative ankyrin-containing lipoprotein Lxx09580 yields the protein MATQGWADAMRSCPEHLTEVSRLLSEPPAEASAGRGSSSPSTATRPLGDPGCSPAAAARHTPPPPDDAAVSRLRSLSQQERGRRLIEAAKQGAVEQLRELLAAGADVGAREEKWGTSCTALHLAAGRGHVAAASCLVGAGAEVDARSSVFQRTPLHWAAFNGHADFRFQCDAAAKGTVQNTAAVAAESGKAFPAHAPAADSPRGVTVSGWGEGSRASRGAATETRARQPPVLGCEADLQLPLSQHRPPGPTCGAAGGHVCNRYTARQTT